From Rhodobium gokarnense, a single genomic window includes:
- a CDS encoding FliH/SctL family protein, with protein sequence MGAPARFLFDTDFAAPAEPEPVAEEVFEETGDAPLADHLGALAAAEKRGYARGRADGMEEMTAKARKRMADEAGRLVSAAQGILGALDADRVRIEREAADLARQIAGKLVDHLIAREPTGEIAALIEDCLGPLRQAPHIVVRVEENDADAIKAEVDRIAHERGFLGRLVVLGEPDLARGDCRIEWADGGIVRDRAAIEAEIDAAIESYFKARDGGAEADPAAQAAAATETDK encoded by the coding sequence ATGGGAGCCCCGGCACGTTTCCTGTTCGACACGGATTTCGCCGCCCCGGCGGAACCGGAACCCGTCGCCGAGGAGGTCTTCGAGGAGACCGGAGACGCGCCGCTCGCCGACCATCTCGGCGCGCTGGCGGCAGCCGAAAAGCGCGGCTATGCGCGCGGGCGCGCCGACGGCATGGAGGAAATGACCGCCAAGGCGCGCAAGCGCATGGCCGATGAGGCCGGCCGGCTGGTATCGGCGGCGCAAGGCATCCTCGGTGCCCTCGACGCCGACCGGGTGCGCATCGAGCGCGAGGCGGCCGATCTTGCCCGCCAGATCGCCGGCAAGCTCGTCGACCACCTGATCGCGCGCGAGCCGACCGGCGAGATCGCGGCGCTGATCGAGGACTGCCTCGGGCCGCTGCGCCAGGCGCCGCACATCGTCGTGCGCGTCGAGGAGAACGATGCCGATGCGATCAAGGCCGAGGTTGACCGCATTGCCCATGAGCGCGGCTTCCTCGGGCGCCTCGTCGTCCTCGGCGAGCCGGACCTTGCCCGCGGCGACTGCCGCATCGAATGGGCCGACGGCGGCATCGTCCGCGACCGGGCGGCCATCGAGGCGGAGATCGACGCGGCGATCGAGAGCTATTTCAAGGCCCGCGACGGCGGCGCAGAAGCCGACCCCGCGGCGCAGGCCGCAGCGGCGACGGAGACGGATAAATGA
- the fliN gene encoding flagellar motor switch protein FliN, whose protein sequence is MSEAGYRVLSEDDDEPQSKTASDLEAVFDVPVRVSAVLGHSRMPVADLLKMSSGTVLELDRKVGEAIDIYVNDRLVARGEVVLVDEKLGVTMTEIIKTDR, encoded by the coding sequence ATGTCGGAGGCCGGCTACCGCGTCCTCAGCGAGGACGATGATGAGCCGCAGTCGAAGACGGCGTCGGACCTTGAGGCCGTGTTCGACGTGCCGGTCCGGGTCTCGGCCGTGCTCGGCCATTCCCGCATGCCGGTGGCCGACCTTCTGAAGATGTCCTCGGGCACGGTCCTGGAGCTCGACCGCAAGGTCGGCGAGGCCATCGACATCTATGTCAACGACCGGCTCGTCGCCCGCGGCGAAGTGGTGCTGGTGGACGAAAAGCTCGGCGTGACGATGACCGAGATCATCAAGACCGACCGCTGA